The Alnus glutinosa chromosome 3, dhAlnGlut1.1, whole genome shotgun sequence nucleotide sequence TGctcatcttttgtttttgtgttctGAGATTGTGTGTATGTGTCTTATAATATATGTAGATGAATGGCTTCAAGACAAAAAATATGGGTTGATTGAGAGTCATTTCTAAATAACTTGGGAAGGCAATGTATTTACTTTGCGAGATAGCTTTTATAGTGATAGATCAATTCTTCATATAGGCTTCATATGTATTGGAGACGATGTTGGATAACTGGAAGAATGCAATGTAATTGTATGacaatattgtaattttttatttttttttattcatcaaaaaattgTATTGACTCCcagatgggggggggggggggggggggggggggtctagATGATCTGCCAAACCTTGGCATTGCTCAATCACTGTCTTATATACCTGTTAACTGTACATTTGATTTAGTCAAACCCTGTGTAAAATGGACTCAGGTTCCACGTCAGGTGTGGATGTGTATCTAGGCCTTATACTTGTTATTTTCCATGTCTTAGGATTCATGGACACAGCTGAATCATCTAAATCTCTTAACTTTTATTCATCTTCAATTCAATCAGAAGTAGTTCTGTGTTGTAGTTTGTTGCACATGTACGACttttgataagtttttttttaaatatttgataagTACGCACTCGACTTGAAAAATCCATGTAACATAAGAGCAACTTAAGAGGGTGTCTTAAGGAGTTCTTAACCTTTTCTTTGTGTATTGACCAATCTTGTGGGGCATGTGTTTTGCAGAAATAGTATTGGACATGTATACCTCTTTTATAGCAATGATTTGTTGAGTATGATACTTGTGCCTCACTTTCAAAGATACCATACATActtaacacaattttttttttttgataggtaagaaaagatttattaaaaaagcgtaaaggcgccccttggtacataggaagtatacacaagaaacACCAAAAGCTAAACTGCAACAACTAACAAAAAAGGGCAAAAGAACCCCATAACccaagaaagaaaacccaaaacaacccacaaaagagccCAACCAGACACGAGAAAAAACCCATAGACCCGAGAGAATACCCACAACCCACCGAAGTACACAACCCTACAACATGCGTGCCTTTCCTTTACTACACCTAGAGGAGACTGAGGCGTCGCCATACTTGACACTATTAATTGAAATGTTTGAACTGTCTATGGAGAGAGATTAAAATAATAGTTCCAAAAGCCTGGTTGAGTTGAAATAAATCTTGTGGCAATCATGAATGGCTGAAGAACTGTCAAAATCTCCAGCAGTTGAAGGTTTTCATTGTCCATTTTTGAgtttagagaaacaaaaataaagccCTGTGGTTGAATCGTAGAAATGTTATAAAGgttgaatattttgttttggtaCTCTAAAAGGCTAGCCACTAAAGCTATCAATTGTTATCTCTGATTAAACAAATACAAGTCTATTTTCTTAAggtctgcattttttttttttgcctcaaGGTCTGTAGTTCCTGTTACTACAGTATATACAATAATAGGCAGGGTATTTTAATTTGAGGGCATTTGGCATAAGGGATAGAGGGGAAGATCAAGGATTCAATCCTTTGTGGGTGTGAGTTTGCCCATGAAAAAGGTATCCAGCCTCTCTCGAAATAAACTTCTAGAATACTATGAATTGCTTGGATGTTTGGGAGTGAGCtagtttatatataataaagtgCTGATGTAAAACCTGTAGAatatttactaatattttatgctttgattcTAACTCAATCAAGGCTGGGCATGCTGTTATAATGCAGCTAAAGACGAGTTTGGCCCTTGTGTCAATTCAAGAATAAGGAATACCACATTATCAAAATTCTTGATCACGGGCTACATAATTCCTCAAAGTACTTCCTTATCTGTTTGTTGCACGTCCTGCTGCCGGCGGAAAGATGTTGGCATTgactttcttttttccaatGTAATATGCATTGGCATCTCTATTACTTCTTCTTTCTGTTTTCTTCTCTGGCATCATGATGGATGAGTCAAAGTAGCATGCAGTTGTTCTTATTATAATATGTTGGAATATAAGTGAAGAGAGGTCATTACCCATGCTACTGTAGTGGACTGGTAATGATAGCTGTGGCTTGCAGAGACAGTTCAATTATTGTTGCTAATGAAAAAGACATCATAAACGAGAAAAAAAAGTTCCTTACGTCCTTGGAATATTCACactaaaatttcattttcttctctttattttctctccACTTTCTCTTTATCCCAACAATGGAAAATAATGtagttttgcatatttttcttttctcttcttttctttatttaaattcCTACTATAGAATGTGAACTAAATAGCTCTAGAATGACAATctgaaaaactatatatatataaaacacatGCCTTCTCTAATAAAAGGTTTATTTCCTGGTTGAAGAAAATTGAGGAATGAGGCTGCTTAATAAAAGGTTTATTACCATTGCTTTATtatttggttttcttcttaAGGAATGCTGCTAACAATGCATTATGGCTAATATTACTTTAAAGTATTCATTTCTGAGCTATCACgtctatttataaatttgaagTGAACTTCTTGTTTTTCCGTAAGTTAAACCCAAGCCTTCTCTGACCTAAAAGTAGAAGTTCCTATGCCTTCCCTGTGCTCTTTTTCAACCAGAAAGATAAATTTGTTTGAGCTCTGCTTCTGTTGTTAACCCTAAAGTAGCGGTGAAAATGATGGGTTTTGCTGTTGGAAAGAGCAAGTCATCGATGTATAGCCAAAAAATTTGTGTTTGCCATGTCGCTTGGacagatatttttttgagagCGCAAATGGGAAATCTTGACACACCCAAACGAACATTATAATCTTCCTACCTAGTATGCTTAACATGATATCAACATTTGCAACTTTACACTTCATTATACTCCTTGCTGGTAGATCTTCTTCACTTAACTGTATGCTGTTTAGATTTGCCACAATGGATCCATCTCTCCTCAATATTAATGCTGTTGTTTGTAGTGATGTTATTATCATGCCTGTTTCTGTGTATCGAAGCAAGTTGCCCCACTTTCTAGACAGCAGCATTCTTTATAAATGATGCATATTCCTTCATTTTGGAGAACTCTGGAGAatatctttcttcttgttttcttatATAATAATAGCAGTAGTAACTAGACGCATTCATAACTCTATTAGAAAAGCTCTATGGTTACCTAATTAGAGTAATCTATTTGCTATTTATCATGGATCTTACAGCCAACGGTCATGTAACAGACTTATTTGTCGATCCATATAATATGTAGCAAACCATGATCGTGGTTCTTACCCCTTTAGCATAATCAGTATGGATTATTGTGATTGTGGGAAAAAAGACGTGTACTAAAAGGTGggagaagaaaacaatacaGAATGTAAGTCTTGCATAATTATTTACTGGCCTTCTAGAGCTCTACCACTTGATATGGTCAATATCATATAGAAATGCTCTTTTGGTTTATCTGTACCAATGGTCGGCAACATGTTGAACAGACGAGTTTGTATCAATTCTTTGGGCGTGCGTAGTTTCCTGCATATAGAGTTACATACGGGGACACCAAGTAGGATGGagtcccttcaaaaaaaaaaaagtaggatgGAGTCATTTATATGCCTCACTCGAAGCATATAGTAGCACTAGTGAGTAACAACAGCTTTTACTTGCCCCAACCTCAGTCACCTACTTAACTGATCACTGAGCAAATGTTGATTGCTTTAATGTAGAGGACCTATGTCTATCATGTTTGCCGTGGCAGTCAGGTTTGAGATGGAGAAACTAGGGTTTACAAGAAAACTCCCAATGATGGTAAAACTTGTTTCATTACATTGACATGGAAGCAGAATGAACAGATTCTGATAAAGGAAAGATATTCTTCACGTGTTAGTCATATATTATTTGAGAGGTGTTCATATATTGTTTTGTGGTCCTAACTcgatctattttctttttcttctctgcttctggTGAAGTTTTCATATACAGGCTGTTAGTTTTAACTTATGGAATGACTATCTTGAAACATTTGATTTAGTTCTGTCTCTAGGGCTCTTAATTTGCTTCTGATCAGATTTGAGGTTTTTGTGAACTTTATAGCTTACCTCTTCGTGAGGACAAAGAAGAAAGACACTGGCGTAGAGGAAGAAGTTGCAACTCCAGTTTCACCAATGGCTCCTACAACTGCTCCTGTTGCTGAAAAATCCTTACCCTCGCCACCCATCAAAGAGGCTGTGAAGGTAAAGGAACCAATTCCAGTGGATCAGCAGCGTGAACTTTTCAAGTGGATATtagaagagaaaaggaaggTGAAACCAAAAGATCCTTCAGAGAAGAAGCGCATTGATGAAGAGAAAGCCATTCTCAAACAGTTTATTCGAGCAAAATCTATCCCAAGTATCTAGCTATTTAGAACTTGTTCTCAAATTTAAAGATGACTagaaatgattttatttttcttcattttaattgaaaatgaagTTTAGTTTATACATATGTTGGATATCAATGGGTATCCCAGCTGTCTGTCAAGAATGATGTCTGCAAAAACTTGGTCTAATTCCATTGAAGTTCTTTAACTCGTTGTCAATAGACTCAATACTAGGATAATGCTGATTTCTGATCAGTAAAAGATGGCACTGACTAATTACTTTCCAGCTCTGCTAATAGAACAATAGAtgatccttttttattttactgaTCCCTTATGCAGCTATCAAGGAGAAAATATAGACCATACGTTAAGAAGGGAAGAACCCAGGAAGTTTCTTGcataaagttatttatttatttatttattatttgagtaatttatttGTTCTCTAACACCTTTTCTAATTATGATATTTAGGAAGGTGGAATGTGACCTATGAACCTTTTCTTGCCATACCTGCTCGTCTGTGTTGGCTCATGTTGCTTTCGATGCAAGCCAAAACTATATAGTTTCATTTAATACGCCACTCAGGAAGTTTCAATTTGTTGTCGTTATTTGATTGATGGCAATTCAGACAGTAAATGTAAGTCTTTACGTGGCTTACCTATTCAAACAGGTGCGTGAACAATCCTAAATGTAATTCGGCAAGTGAACACTTCTGTCACAGTTGCTGATCGAATTACTGGTGAAAATTTCTATATATTTGTCCAACGCTTCTAGTCATGGAGATACACATGGGATGGGCTTAATGAGAGCTTGCACAATTTCCAAAGAGGACGTGGACACTGCCAATTTGGATAGTGCTAAGAGTTTCCACAATATGCAAACTTCCAACAGTTCCAAACCAACTGCCACTGCCAACTAAGCTTTCCTTGACCCAAAATTACTCTTTAAGTTATGAAAAAACACAGAATATACCTCTTAAGGTTCCCAATATTTGAACATATCCAAAATATTCTCCAAGATTCTGAGAGATGTAGTGCAATGAATAAAACTCACAAATAACACAAAGACTgtttgtagagagagagagagagagccgaaCAATCTGATGCAATGAtgatatttgattaaaatacaAAGATACTTAAATCATAAGTTAGGCAGTTTGAAGAAAGAGATAAAGCAAAGCTGAGGGATGGAGCTTAACaattaaaaacacaagcaaTCAAGAGATGGGCCACTGTGAGAATTGAATATTGTTTGACACAGTCAAAGAGAGAGATCTTGAAAGTTCATAAAATAGGCTACCTAAGCGCCGAAGACAGATggactttaatttttgttaattgcTTTTCTCCACATTTGGGCACGGTTACTTGTGGTTATACAAAAATATAGCCAAAATGTTACTCATTATCTTTTGATTAAGAGGCTTTCATATAATTAACAGTATTTTGCTGGCAAAGGGACGGAGGTACATGTGGCCTCTACCATATAAAATGAGAAAGGATGGGAATGAATGTGACATGAGAggttgggagagagagagagagagggacaaAAGTTGAGAAGCAGGGGATGATGATGGAGGATTGTGGTTGGATTTATTGAGTCTCACATGAACGCACGAGGCCGCCCAGCTGCCACTGCCAAGAGAGGGGGGACTCCACAAGAACAATCATGCACAAGTGGGGACTTCTCTCTACTTGTATATCTATTAATATTATGCTGAAATAGCTTATAATAATACCCACCAAACAATTTTAACATCATTCCTCTCATCTCAACTTTTTAACCCTTGTCCAAATGTTACCATGAATTTGACCCACGATTCTCAAACTGAAACCCATCTCAGCAAAATGGGTCATTTGGTCAaacacacaatatatatatatagcggaAATGAGAAATTGAACATTATCAAAATGTTAGTATCACTAATGGGATTACATTGGTGTTATTTATTATGATAGTAAAAGGTCTTACtaatgtttgataaaaaaaaattcgttgTGAATTCCAAAGTACTTTTTTactttgattaaataattaaatattaatttaattaatgatTCAAAGGAACTAATGTGCCCGTAGGTGTTACATGAATCAATCTGAATATGATTGTATAAGgctctaaaaaattaattaactggtaatttaTTTCATGGTTTGTCTCTCGGTCCTATTTTACTTAGAATAAGATTAAGGGATTTTTACTTCTCAAAAAGAGAATACAAAGcagtaaaaacataaaatattctatcaACAGTAATTATAATCCAAATATCTATCAAGAGTCATTACATTAACTGAAATCACACTAAATATATCATTGACataaaagatcaaaactaaaccttaatataCAATCAAGCCTTAAATGTTAAGCCTACAACGTCACGAAAAAtactaattaccatgagcgATTTTCAAAATCTAGCAACCAGTCCTCAAGCATAACTAGATTGATACCACTACGCCAAACTGCGGCATCAACCTCGAGGTCCATCTCAAATCCAACATATAAAGATAGTctaactataaaacaacacgtGTTTTATAGGTGGCAAAAATATAAacgtaagtccacgacttagtgagtaataatacacatggtgATAGGTTATGTAGTGAGCTTAgctatttataaatcacatggAACAATGCAATATTACAGTTTATCATTTGACAGAATGATCATACATGTAGAATAGCTATAATATATTCTGTAATAAGATAATCATATTATAGTTCAACTTTATATGGTCTACCTAGAATATTAACCCATTTCCAATAGGATTGGCACTGTCTCCTATAATACAATATCGGTGCCTCAGATATGTACGTTACCTTCCATCATTAATAGCCTAACCGAGTCCAACCTCAGGTGGCCCACGCTGCTAATAATGTCCGTAACCGTGACCTCCATTTAAGCATGGTACACtggtcacaaaacaaccattggatccaaggctcATTATAACATATCATAAACTTTTGTCCATAAAGAAGAACCTATATAATAGTAAGCTCATGGCCGTTATCCCGCACATGTCGGTGTACCATGCCAtttgatgcaatttaatattcaccgTCTTTTAACTGCATgcttttaaaactcacaattttcattatcttgttatTAATCACTCATTTTCGCAAAGTAGAGTTCACAGTAATCAAAAGTATATTTCacgtgagttgtaaacatgcagtTTTGGTACACAATATAATCATGTTAtgcaaaaaaagtaaaaacaagtatccatgtaagtttttattcaCTTGTATCATAAAGCTCAACCGTGAAGTCCTCTTGAGGCTACACAACTTCGAAATCTGAGAAAAACCTATCATAAGTTCTAATCCTAAGCTAAAACTGATTTTATGCTCTAATAAGTTCAAAGTAGGTATTTTGCCTGACCCACGAACATTCGTGATCAACGGTCAAACGTTCGAGGATACGATGCTCAAACGTTCAAAACATGAGCAAGGATTGTTCGAAGCACGAGGATAGAATGTTCAGCAGAGAGATTGAACGTTCGTTCCTAGAAGAAATCAATTTCGAACCAAAACTCAACCGAACTACTTCTAAGCAAATCCTATGGTATTaactgtgacgtcccacatcgcctgagaacagggatgtgcttatatgtatattcgcaccatttctaacacaacgcgttttaaagccgtgatggccatgaacctatcagaactctgcagttaagcgtgcttcttatagagtagtaccaggatgagtgacctcgtgggaagtctggttcaggAGAatcaaaagcggacaatattgtatcgttaggggtgggtcgttaaaaatggtatcaaagcaattgcccagcctgagatggggggatTGTGTACAAGCCTATGAGGGTCACTAGCGGGTACTTGCTGGGATACCAAGAATGTGGTGATctagcggggacgctgggtcccaagagggggtaATTGTGGCGTCTTACATCGCCTGAGAACGgggatgtacttatatgtatattcgtacCCTTCcaacacaatgcgttttaaagccgtgatggccatttgcctatcagaactccaccgttaagcgtgcttctgctagagtagtaccaggatgagtgacctcttgggaagtctggttcgggagAACCAAAAGTGGAAAATATTGTGTCGTtaagggtgggtcgttacattaaCAATACTCCTAATACGGTTCTAACACATCATGCAAGAATCAAAACGTTTAATAACATCAAAACGCTAATACTAAACTAGCATTAAGACTATAATAATGAATAGAGGATTAAACATATGATTAAAGCTATAAAGATAAACCGACAGCATAACAGCTATAAAAGAACGGTTTTAGGATAAGTGCATTACCTTCTTAAAGTGAAAATGCTTCCCTCTCACCGAAATGATCTCATACGCTCTTAGTAGAGTAACATTAGCTCCAAGTGTCGGAAATACACAAAATAAATGGAGGggtgggggtatttataggggaAAGGTCCTAGTGGATAAGGATCAACGAATCTGCCAATTGGAGAACGTTCGTCAAGTGAGGCTCGAACGTTCGTGTACTATTTAGGTTACGACGAACGTTCGTTGTATGATTTTGATCGTTCGGTGTACGATTTGACACACATACGAAGGCGTGTGATGTACCTTCTGATAGGGGTGTACATGTGGATATCCGCACGATTATTTGCAATTGCCGCACCCGCAAAATACGGATATCATTGTAGATATCTGCATCCGCATTTGGATCCGCGTCATTTTTTTACTATCCACATACGCGCGGTTATTAAGTATGGGTATTATCTTCTATTCATGGATATGTAATGGGCATATTTTAaaggcttttaaaaataattctgACTGATTTGTAGTCTTTTGggcttattttgaaaatataatgcaacactaaaaatatatagaacCAATAAACAAATTGGATGATGGATACGACCTGAAAATATTCATGGTAATCAATGCTCACAACAAATACCCTTATGCTATTGTATTCACGATTCaatgagcataacaatcaaaccaacaaacataaaataaaaacataaattacaaatccaacataataaaaataatattacaaattcataacataaaaaatataaattgtctCAATATTACACATTCATAAGTGGAATatgtatttaaaaatatatattagatataaagggtatgcggatgcggataaTAACTGCATCTGCATACCCTAAAACTGCTATCCGCATTCGCACTTGTAGATAGTAGTTTTGCTATCCGCATTCCTATGCACAGATGGCAAATGCGAACGGTTAATATCCGCCCACATGTACACCATTACCTTCTGACACAGTACAACACGTCATCGAATGTTCTTGGTGGGGATTTCAAACGTTCTCGGTGAGAGCTTCGAATGTTCTTGATGAACGCAAAGGTCAAAAGTCCTAATTTCTAATTAAGACCtacttaatcatatttaatatcCTGGGGTACTACAGATTGAATACCTCTATTAAGTTGTTAGcaaatatcactttttttttggtggggggtgggggagattttcaaccatttttGCATTGAAGGTCAAAGTCCCTAACAAAATCCTTTTGACGCGTCAACCTAACTATCGTTGCACCTTTACCTCTTTTATTACTGGGTGATcgtttaaattttataaatttaattgtgtCTATATATGTTGTTACATGGTGAATATATTGTCACGTCCTTAGATTATGTGGCACTATGCACATCATTAGATGTAGGATTCGCGATTCATGTTGGCGTGTTGGGTCGACTCATGGGTGAACCCAATATGGTCAACCCGAACACGACCAATTTAGTTAAATGGGTCAAAGCCTCACTCTGATACGACCCATTTAAATAAGCGGGTAATATGACACGACCTGCATGACCCATTTAATAAACAAGTGGTGTTGTCTTGACCTAATACGACCCGATCCGcataacccatttaataaacatGTCGTATTGGATTGATCTAAATATGATCCATTTTGAccatatattaatttaaatgcaaaaaaaaaaaattaaaaagggatTGACCCGTTTATTAAACAAGTTAATTCGGTCGGCCCGAATTGTCCCGAACTCGATTATACAAAACACTAAcctgttaattttgtgttaaattcGTGGATTATGTCTAGCCTTaattaaatgtaataaaataaaatttagactaAAAAATAATTCGTCTTCCATTGAAGGAAGTGTCCAAAATAAAGAGGATTATATTCCCAATTTAGGGGCTTAGTGGGTGATTGAGCTGAACAATTTATTCCGGGTTAGGCTGCCAATTAAGCCTGCCAAGTGCCAACCCCAAATCGATTTAAAATCCGGCCGGCTAAGCATCCAACCCGTGTAAATCCAGCACCACGACAAAGCCTCCTTGTAAAAGACAGCTTAAGGCAATTCTTGAAATTCATGCTTCCCCCAACACAAATATTCCatgttttttatatatatacaaacttGGCTCCaacacatctctctctctctctctctctctctctctctctctctctttctctctcttcccgCACGCGTGCGCGTACCATATTTATGGCCGTGGTCACCATGATTAAGCATATTTAACTACCCAaagctttgagagagagagagagagagagagtgcatGCGAGGAAAACATATGTCCATAATGGACAATATGTGGGTTGTGTTAGGGACAGCAATTTTCTTGTCCACCATCATTCTCTACAGGAACAGGTTTAGAGTACTGATCAGATCAAAACACAGAAGCCCACTTCCTTTAGGCACTCTTGGATGGCCTTTTCTCGGGGAAACCATTGAGTTCGTGTCTTTTGCTTACTCTGACCGCCCTGAGACCTTCATGGATAAACGTCGCCGCATGTAAGTACTCTCAAATTAACCATCTTATATTTGTCATGATTTAGCTTATCATGATCATTAAAGGCAAATGTTTGGGTTTTGCATGTAGATATGGCAAGGTGTTCAAGTCACACATATTTGGAAGTCCTACAATCGTTTCAACGGATGCAGAAGTCAGTaaatttgttcttcaaagtGATGCAAAGACTTTCGTGCCGTCTTACCCCAAATCTCTCACGGAGCTCATGGGGAAGTCTTCTATTTTGCTTATCAATGGGAGCTTACAAAAGAGAATCCATGGACTCATAGGAGCCTTCTTCAAGTCCCCACATCTCAAGGCTCAAATTACTAGGGACATGCAGAAGTATGTTCAAGAATCTCTGGCAAATTGGAAAGATGACAGTCCCATATACATCCAAGATGAATCCAAAAATGtcagctttctctctctctaatctaTTTATTCTTCCTCTCAGACTCCTTGAGAAGTGTTCTAATAGAGACACAAGATAAAACAAAAGATGTCATCTATCTTTCCTATATCTATACAGAGTAACACTATTTAGTAGATTGCTATACGACTGTTATATAATTAAGAtgacataataatgaaaattaacATTTGGATCAATCAAGAGCttgtaagaaagaaaaatcaagaattaatttttactgtcatgtcATCTTAAATATATGATAATcatataacaatctactaaattaCATGTACTATATTTAAGATGTTCTAGCCCCAATAAGCACGTACATGATTgaccaactctctctctctctctctctctctctctcgtgaaAGCAATCATCCATGTTTGGATAATCTCTCTGGCTCCTACTTAAGTTTGAACATATATGATTCTGTATGTATAAAGTAAGAAAACCAGTTGTCTATGGGGTTCATAATAATTTGCAGGAATCATATTGTCTGGAATAATAGATTCATAATCATTATGTTATCTACTAGTCCTTTTGAAAAGTAACTAGGATCACTCTTTTTGTCTCCAGATTGCCTTTCAAGTACTAGTCAAGGCATTGATTAGTTTGGATCCTGGTGAAGAAATGGAGCTTCTAAAGAAACAGTTCCAACAATTCATCTCTGGCCTCATGTCTTTACCCATCAAAATACCCGGGACTACACTCTACCGATCACTACAGGCAAGTtcattaattagttaatttatttgtctatatatatatatatattgattttttttttcctcatggtatatatatatatattgatcaattttaattttaatttcaggcaaaaaagaaaatggttaagTTAGTGCAGAATATAATCCAAGCTAGAAGACATAGTGGCCTCTCTACGGTTCCAAAAGATGTGGTTGATGTTTTACTCAATGATTCAAGTGAGCAATTAACAGACGATCTAATAGCAGATAATATGATTGACATGATGATCCCGGGAGAGGATTCAGTGCCTGTTCTTATGACATTAGCAATAAAATTCCTCTCCGATTGCCCCACTGCTCTACAACAATTAACAGTATGAAATTTTTatcttctctctttttaatGGACTTATATCCTGCCAAAATTATTAATACCATGCTAGCTAGGTAACTTTAATTATTTCAACCTTGTCCTATTCGGGTAGCCCAGTTTTCCCACAAGCTTTTGGAAATGCATGAAATATAAGTCCAATTTTTTGACCACTTTTACACAATGTCAATATGTCATTTTCGATTAATTTGTCATTTCTAGGAGAGCTTCCTTTCCCACTAATTTTGTCAAACATCTACTAGTAgaagtggaatatatatatatagcgagATTTTAATTGGCTACCATAGCCGGGGTTTGTTCACACTATGGTCGTTATGTGACAGAAAGCCATCAAGAATATCCtttctattttgaggtatttaatAGTACGTGTATATAAAGTTAATATtaacacgtcttttaaaaaatttaaataatataacattatatGTATACCGTAGTTTTAACTTTAAATTctgattataaaataaatattagatgaGATCCTATTCCTTTAAGGCTAGGTGCGTATAGAAAGTTTCTTTCATTTCCCATGCTTCTTGGGCCAATTATTGGTTTATAATCTATACTACTTGCACGTACGTGTGGTTGCTTATCACATTTATCATGTACTTGTAAGAGTTATTACTACCAATATGCATATGTGTTCTTTTTGTAATCGAAATATTGACAAAAAATCTCAGGAGGAAAACTTGAAGCTGAAAAAACTCAAAGCACAGCTTGGGCAGCCTTTGTCTTGGAGTGATTACTTATCATTACCATTTACACAAACtgtaagttatatatatatatggaactgATAAAAGAGTAAAGGAAATTAAACCATATAAATAATGCTGTGCCTTCTATATGTTCATCTATAGGTGATTACAGAAACTCTAAGGATGGGAAACATTATAATTGGCGTGATGCGAAAGGCCATGAAAGATGTAGAAATAAAAGGGTATTTGATACCAAAAGGATGGTGTGTTTTTGCATATTTTAGATCGGTTCATCTTGATGAAAATCACTATGAC carries:
- the LOC133865008 gene encoding uncharacterized protein LOC133865008 isoform X2 → METQSSAPPPQQPPKESFARRYKFLWPMLLAVNLAVGAYLFVRTKKKDTGVEEEVATPVSPMAPTTAPVAEKSLPSPPIKEAVKVKEPIPVDQQRELFKWILEEKRKVKPKDPSEKKRIDEEKAILKQFIRAKSIPSI
- the LOC133862201 gene encoding 3-epi-6-deoxocathasterone 23-monooxygenase CYP90D1, translating into MRGKHMSIMDNMWVVLGTAIFLSTIILYRNRFRVLIRSKHRSPLPLGTLGWPFLGETIEFVSFAYSDRPETFMDKRRRIYGKVFKSHIFGSPTIVSTDAEVSKFVLQSDAKTFVPSYPKSLTELMGKSSILLINGSLQKRIHGLIGAFFKSPHLKAQITRDMQKYVQESLANWKDDSPIYIQDESKNIAFQVLVKALISLDPGEEMELLKKQFQQFISGLMSLPIKIPGTTLYRSLQAKKKMVKLVQNIIQARRHSGLSTVPKDVVDVLLNDSSEQLTDDLIADNMIDMMIPGEDSVPVLMTLAIKFLSDCPTALQQLTEENLKLKKLKAQLGQPLSWSDYLSLPFTQTVITETLRMGNIIIGVMRKAMKDVEIKGYLIPKGWCVFAYFRSVHLDENHYDWPYKFNPWRWQDKDMSSCSFTPFGGGQRLCPGLDLARLEASIFLHHFVTQFRWVAEEDTIVNFPTVRMKRRMPIWVKRRGDP
- the LOC133865008 gene encoding uncharacterized protein LOC133865008 isoform X1, whose translation is MSEGPKLYTNKPKKAHLKQFQEQQQKAKDFYSPSSSSSSMETQSSAPPPQQPPKESFARRYKFLWPMLLAVNLAVGAYLFVRTKKKDTGVEEEVATPVSPMAPTTAPVAEKSLPSPPIKEAVKVKEPIPVDQQRELFKWILEEKRKVKPKDPSEKKRIDEEKAILKQFIRAKSIPSI